A genome region from Nocardiopsis exhalans includes the following:
- a CDS encoding response regulator transcription factor, with product MESTATVLVADDDRAIRESLERALQLEGYTVRTAADGVQALAAVHADPVDLLVLDVMMPGVDGLGVARVLRAEHDRTPILMLTARVETPDRVAGLDAGADDYLAKPFELDELLARLRALLRRAAPVPEETGEEGPLRAGELRLDARARRVWRGEREIELSKTEFDLLELLMRNAGIVLDHATIYDRIWGYDFGPESKNLAVYISYLRRKLEDGGPPLIQTVRGVGYTLRPQG from the coding sequence ATGGAAAGCACCGCCACCGTCCTGGTCGCCGACGACGACCGGGCCATCAGGGAGTCCCTGGAACGCGCCCTCCAACTGGAGGGGTACACGGTGCGGACGGCGGCGGACGGCGTTCAGGCACTGGCCGCCGTCCACGCCGACCCCGTGGACCTGCTCGTCCTCGACGTCATGATGCCCGGGGTCGACGGCCTCGGTGTGGCCCGTGTCCTGCGTGCCGAGCACGACAGAACCCCCATCCTGATGCTCACCGCCCGCGTGGAGACCCCGGACCGGGTGGCGGGCCTGGACGCCGGGGCAGACGACTACCTGGCCAAGCCCTTCGAACTCGACGAACTCCTCGCCCGGCTGCGCGCCCTGCTGCGCCGCGCCGCCCCCGTGCCCGAGGAAACCGGTGAGGAGGGCCCGCTCCGGGCGGGCGAACTCCGCCTGGACGCCCGGGCCCGCCGGGTCTGGCGGGGCGAACGCGAGATCGAGCTGTCCAAGACCGAGTTCGACCTGCTCGAACTCCTCATGCGCAACGCCGGGATCGTCCTGGACCACGCCACCATCTACGACCGCATCTGGGGTTACGACTTCGGCCCCGAGTCCAAGAACCTCGCGGTCTACATCAGCTACCTGCGCCGCAAACTGGAGGACGGCGGCCCGCCGCTGATCCAGACGGTCCGGGGCGTCGGGTACACACTGCGCCCCCAGGGGTGA
- a CDS encoding HAMP domain-containing sensor histidine kinase, whose product MFLNPGHWRLGTRFAVLFALVAAVTIALVGTLAYSTAAALIRADAKSEFDAAVLNLSRELALSSENNQGAPDSNTFTFLAPGSFDAQILAPDGTWARLLASSHELSSFHPTTADLEVARADEAGVMDSRETEVHGKEYRVGTVSLGEGQGAVQLLQRLSPVEQMIGRLATQILWVGLFVALCAASIGWLVGHRITDRLVRLTDAAEYVSSTGRLDPVTPNRPGNGGGSGDATGHGQRNENGQRNKDGQGNETGQGSGYGAPEDPGHDEVGRLSSAFNAMLARLARSKDEQRRLVQDAAHELRTPLTSLRTNVQVLGRVDRLTPQARQRLIDDLQGETRELTDLVNELVGLATGNHEDETPSAVALADVAERVAARSRRRTGREILVDADDSLVWGRPGALERALANPVENSAKFDPGGSAPIQIRIRNGMVEVLDRGPGVDPAEIGHLFERFFRATVARGLPGSGLGLAMVKEIAHAHGGQVFARAREGGGTVIGFHLPLYQPPQDSPGQGA is encoded by the coding sequence ATGTTCCTCAACCCGGGCCACTGGCGGCTCGGTACGCGGTTCGCCGTGCTGTTCGCCCTGGTCGCGGCGGTCACGATCGCCCTCGTCGGCACCCTGGCCTACAGCACCGCGGCCGCGCTCATCAGGGCGGACGCCAAGAGCGAGTTCGACGCGGCCGTACTGAACCTGTCCCGGGAGCTCGCGCTGTCCTCGGAGAACAACCAGGGCGCCCCGGACAGCAACACCTTCACCTTCCTGGCCCCGGGCAGCTTCGACGCCCAGATCCTGGCCCCGGACGGCACCTGGGCCCGGCTGCTCGCCAGCAGCCACGAACTGTCCAGCTTCCACCCCACCACCGCTGACCTGGAGGTGGCCCGGGCCGACGAGGCCGGGGTCATGGATTCCCGTGAGACCGAGGTCCACGGCAAGGAGTACCGCGTGGGCACGGTCTCCCTGGGGGAGGGGCAGGGCGCGGTCCAGCTCCTGCAACGGCTCTCGCCGGTGGAACAGATGATCGGACGGCTGGCCACCCAGATCCTGTGGGTGGGCCTGTTCGTCGCCCTGTGCGCGGCCTCGATCGGCTGGCTGGTCGGCCACCGCATCACCGACCGCCTGGTCCGGCTGACCGACGCGGCGGAGTACGTCAGCTCCACGGGACGCCTGGACCCGGTCACTCCGAACCGGCCGGGCAACGGTGGCGGCAGCGGTGACGCGACCGGCCACGGCCAGCGGAACGAGAACGGCCAGCGGAACAAGGACGGACAGGGCAACGAGACCGGACAGGGGAGCGGATACGGTGCCCCGGAGGACCCCGGCCACGATGAGGTGGGTCGGTTGAGCAGCGCGTTCAACGCCATGCTGGCCCGCCTGGCCCGCTCCAAGGACGAACAGCGCCGCCTGGTGCAGGACGCCGCGCACGAACTGCGCACCCCGCTCACGAGCCTGCGTACCAACGTCCAGGTGCTGGGCCGGGTGGACCGGCTCACTCCGCAGGCGCGCCAACGGCTCATCGACGACCTCCAGGGGGAGACCCGCGAGCTCACCGACCTCGTCAACGAACTGGTCGGCCTGGCCACCGGCAACCACGAGGACGAGACACCGAGCGCGGTCGCCCTCGCCGATGTCGCCGAACGCGTCGCTGCCCGCAGCCGCCGCCGCACTGGCAGGGAGATCCTGGTGGACGCCGACGACAGCCTGGTCTGGGGCCGCCCGGGAGCCCTGGAACGGGCCCTGGCCAACCCCGTGGAGAACTCCGCGAAGTTCGACCCCGGGGGGAGCGCGCCGATCCAGATCCGCATCCGCAACGGGATGGTGGAGGTCCTGGACCGGGGCCCGGGCGTGGACCCGGCCGAGATCGGGCACCTCTTCGAACGCTTCTTCCGGGCCACCGTCGCACGCGGCCTGCCCGGGTCGGGTCTGGGCCTGGCCATGGTCAAGGAGATCGCCCACGCTCATGGCGGACAGGTCTTCGCCCGCGCCAGGGAGGGCGGCGGCACGGTCATCGGTTTCCACCTGCCGCTCTACCAACCACCTCAGGACAGCCCAGGGCAGGGGGCGTAG
- a CDS encoding trypsin-like peptidase domain-containing protein, with product MQPNDPSDGPETGAEAERGDAEHGRTGSGAAAQPQSERPRTEQADGGEQVAHRDPVSDAVEAADVNENHAPAEPAGTAGERPSDSPRFSPPEGPEHGWATGPNDTDRASYVFPGPEGHPGQQGQSVQPGQQSPLGRPGQPGHPGPGGTQPGQPGAFGAPQGPRPYQGQPQGPHTAAFASGGFGGPGGPSGPGAPQGPGGFGGPQPGGPATPHPGGPFGPAHHNQFGQGIHPDRLQEPRRKRGTGRIVGVAAVTALVTSLIVGPAAALGTAYLMPGGPSSPISSLTGEQGSSATEGAVGDVAEQVLPSVVSIQTSAGGGSGVVISSDGQILTNAHVVEAAGGGPLLVQFNDGSSAEAEVLGADPVSDIAVIQAKGRTDLAPATLGDSDQVGVGGDVVAIGSPLGLSGTVTSGVVSALNRPVNTGATESGNSQTSTVINAIQTDAAINPGNSGGPLVNMAGEVIGINTAIAGLSQESGSVGLGFAIPINQAQPIAEQLIEHGSASYPAIQATIAPSRTGGAEIMELTEDGAADEAGLEPGDVVVSVDGENVTSPDQLIAQIRARQPGDDVTLGVLRGGSGSEQEVTVTLGEQGATAAEEETSEIEED from the coding sequence TTGCAGCCGAACGACCCGAGTGACGGTCCGGAGACCGGTGCTGAAGCCGAGCGCGGCGACGCCGAGCACGGTCGCACCGGGTCCGGTGCCGCAGCACAGCCCCAGTCCGAGCGTCCCCGTACCGAGCAGGCCGACGGGGGTGAACAGGTAGCGCACCGGGATCCGGTGTCCGACGCCGTCGAGGCGGCGGACGTCAACGAGAACCACGCGCCCGCCGAACCCGCCGGGACAGCCGGGGAGCGGCCTTCGGACTCGCCGCGTTTCTCGCCGCCCGAGGGCCCCGAGCACGGCTGGGCGACCGGACCCAACGACACCGACCGCGCGTCCTACGTCTTCCCCGGCCCCGAAGGGCACCCGGGACAGCAGGGCCAGTCGGTACAGCCGGGACAGCAGAGCCCCCTCGGGCGTCCGGGGCAGCCGGGACATCCGGGCCCGGGTGGTACACAACCCGGCCAGCCCGGAGCCTTCGGGGCGCCTCAGGGGCCGCGGCCGTACCAGGGGCAGCCTCAGGGGCCGCACACGGCGGCGTTCGCCTCCGGTGGGTTCGGTGGTCCGGGCGGTCCGTCCGGGCCCGGTGCTCCGCAGGGGCCCGGCGGTTTCGGCGGCCCGCAGCCGGGCGGTCCCGCCACCCCGCACCCGGGCGGTCCGTTCGGACCCGCGCACCACAACCAGTTCGGCCAGGGGATCCACCCCGACCGGCTTCAGGAGCCCCGCAGGAAGCGCGGCACGGGCCGGATCGTGGGTGTCGCCGCGGTGACCGCCCTGGTCACCAGCCTGATCGTGGGCCCGGCGGCCGCTCTGGGCACCGCGTACCTGATGCCCGGCGGGCCGAGCTCGCCGATCAGTTCGCTCACCGGCGAGCAGGGGTCGTCCGCGACCGAGGGCGCTGTCGGTGACGTCGCCGAGCAGGTCCTGCCCAGTGTGGTCTCCATCCAGACCAGCGCGGGCGGCGGCAGCGGTGTGGTGATCTCGTCCGACGGCCAGATCCTCACGAACGCCCATGTGGTGGAGGCCGCCGGGGGCGGGCCCCTGCTCGTGCAGTTCAACGACGGCAGCTCGGCGGAGGCGGAGGTGCTCGGCGCCGACCCGGTCTCCGACATCGCCGTGATCCAGGCCAAGGGCCGTACGGACCTCGCCCCGGCGACGCTCGGCGACTCCGACCAGGTCGGTGTGGGCGGTGACGTGGTGGCGATCGGTTCGCCGCTCGGCCTGTCCGGCACCGTGACCTCGGGTGTGGTGAGCGCGCTCAACCGCCCCGTGAACACCGGAGCCACCGAGAGCGGCAACAGCCAGACCTCAACGGTGATCAACGCGATCCAGACCGACGCGGCGATCAACCCCGGCAACTCCGGCGGCCCGCTGGTGAACATGGCCGGTGAGGTGATCGGCATCAACACCGCGATCGCCGGGCTCTCCCAGGAGAGCGGTTCGGTGGGTCTGGGGTTCGCCATCCCGATCAACCAGGCCCAGCCGATCGCCGAGCAGCTGATCGAGCACGGCAGCGCGAGCTACCCGGCCATTCAGGCCACCATCGCGCCCAGCCGGACCGGCGGGGCCGAGATCATGGAGCTCACCGAGGACGGAGCCGCCGACGAGGCCGGTCTGGAGCCCGGTGACGTGGTGGTGTCGGTGGACGGCGAGAACGTGACCTCGCCCGACCAGCTGATCGCGCAGATCCGCGCCCGCCAGCCCGGTGACGACGTCACCCTGGGCGTCCTGCGCGGCGGCAGCGGGTCGGAACAGGAGGTGACGGTGACCCTCGGCGAACAGGGCGCCACCGCGGCCGAGGAGGAGACCTCGGAGATCGAGGAGGACTGA
- a CDS encoding response regulator transcription factor — MIKLVLADDEHLVRGAIAALLGLEEDIEVVAEVGRGDQVVETVLEHGAAVAVLDIEMPGATGLEAAAELRKQAPECGVVILTSFGRPGYLRRALSSGARGFLAKDAPVEQLAGAIRKVHEGGRYIDTELAAAAMVGGESPLTDREAEVLRAAADGATVARIAKSLHLSEGTVRNYLSNAIGKTGADNRMSAIRTAQDMGWL, encoded by the coding sequence GTGATCAAGCTCGTTCTCGCCGACGACGAACACCTCGTGCGCGGAGCGATCGCCGCGCTCCTCGGCCTGGAGGAGGACATAGAGGTCGTCGCCGAGGTCGGCCGTGGCGACCAGGTGGTGGAGACCGTCCTGGAACACGGCGCCGCCGTCGCCGTCCTGGACATCGAGATGCCGGGGGCCACCGGCCTGGAGGCCGCCGCCGAGCTCAGGAAACAGGCTCCTGAATGCGGGGTCGTCATCCTCACCAGCTTCGGCCGCCCGGGCTACCTGCGCCGCGCCCTGTCCTCTGGTGCCCGCGGCTTCCTCGCCAAGGACGCTCCGGTGGAGCAGCTCGCCGGAGCCATTCGCAAGGTCCACGAGGGCGGCCGCTACATCGACACCGAACTCGCCGCCGCAGCGATGGTCGGCGGGGAGAGCCCCCTCACCGACCGCGAGGCCGAGGTCCTGCGCGCCGCCGCCGACGGGGCCACGGTCGCCCGCATCGCCAAGAGCCTCCACCTCAGCGAGGGCACGGTCCGCAACTACCTGTCCAACGCCATCGGCAAGACCGGCGCCGACAACCGCATGTCCGCCATCCGCACCGCCCAGGACATGGGCTGGCTCTGA